The genomic region CGATGTGACCTTGGATGCCACGCCATCAGAAATCATGCTCGCCTATGACGGCCGCATCGAATTGCTCAAAGCCGTCTTCGGCACAAGTGATGCTGAAACCGCCGAGCCCGACGGCAAAGAGCTAGACGCAAAACTGAAGGCAGCTTTCGGGACATTCAAAACGATCAAAGCAAAGCCAAAGCACAAGCGCGGGCGGGCTTCGGCATGATCATAAATCCACACCCCAACATTCCGCATCCGATAGCTGGACCGTTTTCTAATGCGTTCCAAGTGCCGGTGCTCGATCTGATGTCCGGCATCGACATTGAACTTCCCTTCGTTAGCTCCGCCCTACAGGTTGTCGGTAGCGGGATGCTTACCCTCAAATTCCTAGGCGGCTCTCCCGGCTCTGAAGCCGGTCCTGAAGTTTTGACCTCTCTAGTTGGCGACGGCAGCGCACTTATTCCGTTTCGGGTGACGAAGTTCATCACATCGTATGTGCCAGACGGCGCGTTCGTATACGCCGACGTTGAAGACCCTGTTGCGTTTGTTCAGCAAGGTTTGCTTTTCAGTTCGATCATTAGTCTTTGGTGACACCATGAACCAACCAGTATGGGCATCAATCATCGAAGACATGATGAAAGAAGCGGGAATTTCGCAGCGTGAACTCGCAAAGCGTTCCGGCGTTTGCCGCACGGCGCTTCGTCGAATGCTGATGGGCGGAGACCCTGCGATGTCCGTGCTCGAAAGAGTATTGGACTGCCTCGGTTACGACATCGACGCAATCCCACGTCCAGACCCAGTGTCATTGCAATCAATTGAAAACGGGGCTGAACGATGCCCGTAAAACCACCCTATATCGCAAGCTGCGGCTGCATCATTCACGATGGCAAGCCTTGTGTGCATCAACGCAAGCGCGCGGCCGAACGCAAATCGCGTTTCGATACAAAACGGCCGTCGGCGGCAGCACGCGGCTACGACGGCAAATGGCAGAAAGCCCGCGCCGCCTACCTGAAGGCACACCCGATCTGTGCTCGTTGCAATGAACCCGCGACGGTCGTCGATCACATCGTTGCGCACAAGGGCAGCGAATTTCTGTTCTGGCATCAAGCCAATTGGATGCAGCTATGCCAGCACCATCACAACTCCTGGAAGCAGTCTCAGGAGAAACGCCGTGCCTGAGACAGCGGAACAAATGGCGGCACGGCTTGGCGTCAGTGTCTTCGCGGCTAGAAGCTACTTAGAAGATAAGGTTCGCATCGAGCGAGAGCATCAAAGGACATCGTGCAAAGGCGCTCAGGCTGTAGCAGCTTTGAAGGGCTCGCGCGTCAAGCCCCCCGCAAAGCGTAGGCCTCGCGGCGGCAGCAAATGCCGCCTGTTTTACGAATACAAAGGCCAAACCCTACCGCTAGCCAGATGGGCCGAACGCTATGGGATCAAGTACATGACCCTTAGAAGGCGCATTGCATGTGGCGCGACTATTGAGACGGCACTCACGACGCCGCTGATGAAAGGTCGGAGGCGTGTCGATGCCTAAAGCAAAACTCTACTCTCATGCCGGGAGGACACAAACCGCAGCGCAGTGGGCGAATGAACTCGGCATCCTCGTTACAGCGTTTCGCAACCGTATCTATCGCGATCCCTCGACCGCATTCTCAAAGACGAAGCTCGCTCGCGGCAAGCCTCGTGCATTTGTGAAGTCCCCGACGCACTACACATGCAATGGCGAAACGCACACCATTAGTGAGTGGGCAAAGCTCACCGGGCTTAGCGTATGCACAGTTAGAGAGCGCATTAAGAAGGGCACGCCACTTGATAGGCCGAAAGGCTGGAAACCGTCCCAAGACCATAAGCCGATGCGTCCATTCAAACGGCCGTACTTCAGTTTGAGCAATGGCGGCTTCCTCAAAGCACCGCCGACACCCGTCGCCCTTAACACCGTCGCCATCGAAGACCGGGGGGTAGGTCAAAACTTTTCGACGCGCCCAAAGACCGGCCGCCCCAGTGACGCGCGTGATTTTCAACCCAAAAGCAACAGCGCGAGTGACAGATGAGCACCATTTCACTTGAAGACGTGAAGGCGCACATGAACGTCACCATCGATGATGATGATGCGCTGATCCAATCGAAGATCGACGCCGCTGAAGAATGGGTCGGCAACTACACCGGCAAAGCTCTCAGCCGCTATGAAAGCGACACGCCGTCGGCTTCCGTTCCTGAGAGTCTTAAGGAAGCTGTCCGGCAGCTTGTCGCGTGGCTCTACCAGAACCGGGAAGCATCCATCGCGACGCAGAACATCACCATCATCTTGGAGTCATCGCCGGGGCTGTTCGACCTCATGCGCCCACATCGAGAATGGGTGTTCTGATGGCCGACGACATTGCCAGTCTCAAGAAAAAGATCGCGGCAATCCCGCCGTCAGTCCGGGCGGCAGCAGTCGCTGCCTTAGACAAGGACGCCGACGAACTCGTTTCGTCGATGAGGGCGCTTTCTCCCGTCCGGTCCGGCAAGCTTCGCGAGAGCATCCACAAGGAGCCCGGCTCAACTGAACTGCAAGTCAAAGTCGTTGCAGGCGGTCAACTCACGACGAAGGAAGTCCGAGAGGGCTCCGGGAAACCCTACGATTACGCGAAGGGTGTTGAGTGGGGCACGCATGAGATGGCCGCCGAGCCATACTTCTTCCCCGCATACCGGCTGCTGAAAAAGCGTCTTCGTAGCCGTGTGAAGCGCGCTATCACGAAAGCAGCGAAGGAGGCTTGGCGTGCTTGAGCCCTCGCTTGACCTGCAAAAGGCATTGCGGCTTCGCTTGATCGCGACAGCCGCCGTCACAAATCTTGTTCCTGCGACTTCGATACTCGATACGAACGCACGGCCGGAGCAAATGCCCTGCATCCGCATCGGCACCGGACAAGCCTTGCAGGATGATGGCATCGCTCGCAATCGCTGGCATGTTTATATGGACTTGCACATCTTCGCGAATGAAGTCGGCCTCGCAGCCGTCAAAGAGATCGCCGGGGCCATCAGTCAAGCGCTCCGCAATCGCTTTTTCGAGCTTGATAGCCATTACTGCGGCGACGTTTACACCTCCGGCGCTCGTTACATGCGCGATCCCGACGGCGTTCATTCGCACGCCATCGTCAGCATTGAAGCCCGACTCATCGAGGTGGCGGCATGACAGTGCAAGCGGGCAAACTCGATCATGTTCTGGAAATCCAACGCGTCACCACGACTGTTAGCGACGTCGGGCAGCCCGTCGATGACTGGGCGACGATTGCGACCGTTCGAGCTGAACGTCTTCGCGCATCCTTCGATGAACGTCAGAAGGATTGGGGCGACAGCAGCCAAGCCACGGTGACTTGGTGCATCCGTTGGATCGACGATCTTCGGTTGGGCGACCGCATTCTGCTTAATGGTATTCCGCACGACATCAAGGGGATTGAGCCGGTTGGACGGCGCAAGGAATTGCTCGTCACCACGCTCTATATGAAATGAAGAAGCCGACGAAGACCAAGAAACCGAAGAACCCCTTCCCCGACATCCCCGATCCATTGGGCTACGGACAGCGGGCGGTCGATTATCTTCGTACGCTTAAGCATCCCAAATCGCCGCTCAAGGACAAGGCTTTTCAGCTTGATCCTTGGCAGGAAGAAATCGTCCGCAAGATTTATGGCCCGCGTGACGCCGACGGCCGACGCATTGTCCGAAATGTCATCATGCTGCTGCCGCGCGGCAACCGGAAGACCAGCCTAGGCGCAGCCTTGACGTTGCTTCACACCGACGGACCCGAAGCTGTCTCCGGCGGCGAAGTCATCCTCGCAGCCGGTGATCAGAAGCAAGCCAAGATCGCCTTTCGAGAGATAGAAGGCATCATTCGCGCGGGCGACAAGGGTCTTTGGAAGAAAGGATACGCGGGCAAGCAGGCAGGCCAAGACACGCATCTAATTCGCCTTAAGGAATACCGAAATCAAATTCAGTTCCCCAACGAAAGCTTCGTTGAGGCGATTAGCTCCGATGCCGGTACGCAGCACGGGCGCACGCCGACCTTCGCACTCGTTGACGAAATTCATGCTTGGAAGAAGGCCGATCTTTGGGAAGTCATCCGCACCGGCTTGGTCAAGGTGCCGGGCAGTCTA from Hyphomicrobium sp. MC1 harbors:
- a CDS encoding DUF3168 domain-containing protein, yielding MLEPSLDLQKALRLRLIATAAVTNLVPATSILDTNARPEQMPCIRIGTGQALQDDGIARNRWHVYMDLHIFANEVGLAAVKEIAGAISQALRNRFFELDSHYCGDVYTSGARYMRDPDGVHSHAIVSIEARLIEVAA
- a CDS encoding head-tail adaptor protein — encoded protein: MTVQAGKLDHVLEIQRVTTTVSDVGQPVDDWATIATVRAERLRASFDERQKDWGDSSQATVTWCIRWIDDLRLGDRILLNGIPHDIKGIEPVGRRKELLVTTLYMK
- a CDS encoding head-tail connector protein, which translates into the protein MSTISLEDVKAHMNVTIDDDDALIQSKIDAAEEWVGNYTGKALSRYESDTPSASVPESLKEAVRQLVAWLYQNREASIATQNITIILESSPGLFDLMRPHREWVF
- a CDS encoding HK97-gp10 family putative phage morphogenesis protein, with protein sequence MADDIASLKKKIAAIPPSVRAAAVAALDKDADELVSSMRALSPVRSGKLRESIHKEPGSTELQVKVVAGGQLTTKEVREGSGKPYDYAKGVEWGTHEMAAEPYFFPAYRLLKKRLRSRVKRAITKAAKEAWRA
- a CDS encoding helix-turn-helix domain-containing protein, giving the protein MKEAGISQRELAKRSGVCRTALRRMLMGGDPAMSVLERVLDCLGYDIDAIPRPDPVSLQSIENGAERCP
- a CDS encoding HNH endonuclease, with the translated sequence MPVKPPYIASCGCIIHDGKPCVHQRKRAAERKSRFDTKRPSAAARGYDGKWQKARAAYLKAHPICARCNEPATVVDHIVAHKGSEFLFWHQANWMQLCQHHHNSWKQSQEKRRA